In a genomic window of Sphingomonas lutea:
- a CDS encoding TonB-dependent receptor domain-containing protein, with product MRPAFGLLDEPAIVAACERNGGVGLPTDNIDFFPLATQTGSTTLKPENARTMTFGVVASPFESLTLTADYYDIKIRDAIGTFGGGAQATIFGCIFGGGDPADPLCQAFQRDEGGQIASIFLPTANLIRVAARGIDWQASYRSRVLGGNLALNLSGTRLLKSTLQLNANVDPIRCGGAFGGACGFTILGAAQPQWKLYNRVTWSRRPFTLSLRHRYFSGTVNGRLRYAEALGATPPSNIPGRALRLEERNYFDASIGFALPRTFDLTFGVNNLTNRKPSLLGTNQIQANTDPSLYDVIGRRFFVTLAAKLTR from the coding sequence GTGCGCCCCGCATTCGGTTTGCTCGACGAACCCGCCATAGTTGCGGCCTGCGAACGCAATGGCGGTGTCGGCCTGCCTACGGACAATATCGATTTTTTTCCCTTAGCGACGCAAACCGGATCGACCACTCTCAAGCCGGAAAATGCCAGAACGATGACCTTTGGTGTGGTCGCCAGCCCGTTCGAGAGCCTGACGCTGACGGCGGATTATTATGACATCAAGATCCGCGACGCGATCGGCACCTTCGGCGGCGGCGCGCAAGCCACCATTTTCGGTTGCATCTTCGGCGGCGGCGACCCAGCCGATCCCCTTTGTCAAGCATTCCAGCGCGACGAGGGTGGGCAGATCGCGTCCATCTTTCTACCGACCGCCAACCTCATACGCGTGGCGGCGCGCGGCATCGACTGGCAGGCCAGCTATCGCTCTCGCGTGCTAGGCGGCAACCTGGCACTCAACTTGTCGGGCACGCGGTTGCTCAAGTCGACGCTGCAGCTGAACGCTAACGTGGACCCTATCCGCTGCGGCGGCGCGTTCGGCGGGGCTTGCGGCTTCACCATCCTCGGCGCCGCACAGCCGCAGTGGAAACTCTACAATCGCGTTACCTGGTCACGCCGACCCTTCACCCTTAGCCTTCGCCACCGCTATTTCTCTGGCACCGTCAATGGTCGCCTGCGCTATGCCGAGGCGCTGGGCGCGACGCCGCCAAGCAACATTCCCGGACGCGCGCTTCGGCTTGAGGAGCGCAATTACTTCGACGCGTCGATCGGCTTCGCGTTGCCGCGCACGTTCGATCTGACGTTTGGCGTCAACAACCTAACCAACCGAAAGCCATCGCTTTTGGGCACCAATCAGATTCAGGCGAACACCGATCCGTCGCTGTATGACGTCATTGGGCGGCGGTTCTTTGTTACTTTAGCGGCGAAGTTGACCCGCTAG
- a CDS encoding TIR domain-containing protein, protein MADVFISYSRADQELARRAALALKRAGYSVWWDNDLPAHRAYTEEIEQQLREAKAVLVLWSAEAARSQWVRAEADLARNAGTLVQAQTDGTIPPLPFNQIQCADLKGWRGSAKHPGWTKLVASTGALVGGEALRAAPASAKSGFHWRRPWVAAAALLLLMAIGAAAYWMRGSADEGRPVVAVMPFQSLDKRDESLVAGIWEDTRQAIGRNPQLLVLGPNTLEQLAEKGGDAPNKAADYLVQASVRSVGDRIRVNTNLIRTADGAQLWSENFDRRLDDVFALQSEIAGEIEGRIRGRLAARGGKLPENIATSGEVYALYSDARAKIRKRNYVHYAEAAKQLEQVVRKDPNFAPGWATLAVARTLGAGVTAEGTAEAEARRAIALAPNLAAGHAARGFALGQGPAAEAALRRAIALDPNDIEAMNWLANSLGTSRREEKLQLYSKIVEIEPLWWPAILNMINLLVRDGNDRAVRAEVERVERLGDQFTSTLIQIRLAERTGDVSQIITIGLNQYRRASPDEKEMIGRALWPYLVKMDRFDLADRLVPMPPHAAEFIPPLRRYEPRAIDMIEERVTPRQFWTQGPLPVTASRVYLVNNQGPRLAKLYHAAAPNPDAFEKLVSPGRLIEIAPSLALALRSAGEDNDASEILKRAEAAVERSAEMSGEEQVNLARIYAAQGRKDEAIGQLSAAIRQNWLPTFTPVPTDIAIDPALGQLKGDPRFERLRQQVTAHLAKEKAELGPISLN, encoded by the coding sequence GACCAGGAATTGGCTCGCCGCGCGGCGTTAGCGCTGAAGAGAGCGGGCTATTCGGTGTGGTGGGATAATGATCTTCCCGCCCACCGCGCCTACACCGAGGAGATCGAGCAACAACTACGCGAGGCTAAGGCAGTCTTGGTACTGTGGTCGGCTGAAGCGGCGCGCTCGCAATGGGTCCGTGCCGAGGCGGATCTGGCGCGCAATGCGGGCACGTTGGTTCAAGCGCAAACCGACGGCACCATCCCGCCCCTGCCGTTCAACCAAATCCAGTGCGCCGACCTGAAGGGCTGGCGCGGGAGTGCCAAGCATCCTGGCTGGACCAAGCTTGTTGCCAGCACCGGCGCGCTGGTCGGTGGGGAAGCACTGCGTGCAGCGCCGGCTTCGGCCAAAAGTGGCTTCCACTGGCGCCGGCCTTGGGTCGCGGCGGCGGCGCTGTTGCTGCTGATGGCGATCGGGGCTGCCGCCTATTGGATGCGCGGCAGTGCGGATGAAGGCCGGCCAGTGGTCGCTGTCATGCCGTTCCAGAGTCTCGATAAGCGCGACGAAAGCCTTGTCGCCGGTATTTGGGAGGACACGCGCCAGGCCATCGGTCGTAATCCACAGTTGCTGGTCCTTGGTCCGAACACACTTGAGCAGCTCGCTGAAAAGGGCGGCGATGCGCCCAACAAGGCTGCGGACTATCTGGTCCAGGCCAGCGTTCGCTCGGTCGGCGATCGCATCCGCGTCAACACCAACCTCATTCGCACGGCGGACGGTGCGCAATTGTGGAGTGAGAATTTCGATCGAAGGCTCGACGATGTCTTCGCGCTGCAGAGTGAGATTGCCGGCGAAATCGAAGGACGAATTCGCGGACGCCTCGCGGCGCGCGGCGGCAAGCTACCCGAAAACATCGCGACCAGCGGCGAGGTCTATGCGCTCTACAGCGACGCGCGCGCAAAAATCCGCAAGCGCAATTACGTACATTATGCTGAGGCCGCAAAACAGCTTGAGCAGGTCGTCCGTAAAGATCCCAATTTCGCGCCCGGCTGGGCGACGCTGGCCGTCGCCCGAACCCTCGGCGCCGGGGTTACCGCTGAGGGAACCGCTGAGGCCGAGGCGCGCCGCGCCATTGCACTCGCGCCAAATCTCGCGGCGGGTCATGCCGCGCGTGGCTTCGCGCTAGGGCAAGGTCCTGCCGCCGAGGCGGCCCTGCGGCGGGCCATCGCGCTCGACCCCAACGATATCGAGGCAATGAACTGGCTGGCGAATAGTCTTGGCACGTCTCGTCGTGAGGAAAAGCTCCAACTCTATTCAAAGATTGTCGAGATCGAGCCATTGTGGTGGCCGGCGATACTCAACATGATCAATCTCCTCGTGCGCGACGGCAATGACCGAGCGGTACGGGCCGAAGTCGAGCGGGTGGAGCGGCTGGGCGACCAGTTCACTTCCACGCTCATCCAAATTCGCTTGGCCGAACGGACGGGCGACGTCTCACAGATCATCACCATTGGTCTCAATCAATATCGTCGGGCATCGCCGGACGAGAAAGAAATGATTGGGCGCGCCCTTTGGCCTTACTTGGTCAAGATGGACCGCTTCGACCTTGCCGATCGGCTAGTCCCGATGCCCCCACATGCGGCCGAATTCATCCCGCCATTGCGGCGGTATGAACCACGCGCAATCGACATGATCGAGGAACGTGTGACGCCGCGCCAATTCTGGACCCAGGGTCCGCTTCCGGTCACGGCCTCCAGGGTCTACCTCGTCAACAATCAGGGGCCGCGCCTGGCCAAACTTTACCATGCAGCGGCGCCCAATCCCGACGCGTTCGAGAAGCTCGTCTCCCCCGGCCGCTTAATCGAGATCGCGCCGTCGCTTGCACTCGCCCTTCGCAGCGCAGGCGAGGATAACGACGCATCGGAAATCCTGAAACGTGCCGAAGCAGCGGTCGAAAGGAGCGCCGAGATGTCGGGCGAGGAGCAGGTTAACTTGGCTCGCATTTATGCGGCACAGGGGCGCAAGGACGAAGCGATTGGCCAGCTATCCGCCGCCATTCGCCAGAACTGGCTTCCGACTTTCACGCCCGTGCCGACAGATATCGCTATCGATCCGGCGCTGGGTCAACTCAAAGGCGATCCGCGCTTCGAGCGGCTGCGCCAGCAGGTCACGGCCCACCTCGCCAAGGAAAAGGCCGAGCTCGGCCCGATCAGCTTGAACTAG